Below is a genomic region from Oscarella lobularis chromosome 14, ooOscLobu1.1, whole genome shotgun sequence.
cgacggcgtcgatggGAACGTTTTCGCACTCGCTGTCCGTGTACGACGAAGTGAGCGCCGTAAGCACAGCAAGGCTTGTTTCATCGGCGTCCAAATCTGTGTCTCCGTGAAACGAGACGTCCCGATGAACGCGGCGGCGCAGGCGAAGAAGCCAATCTCGCTGCAGAGACGCCCCCTCCTTCAAATCGTTAGGTAGTCTACCGGGCGTCAGCTCACCAGTTTcggatcgtcttcttcgatttccaAGGTAGTGGAACAAATCAGGTAGCTTGTGGCGTCCGAAACGAACGCTTCTGCCATCCACTTATTTACAATCGGGACCTCTGGCTGCATCGAGTTCACGTGTCAGGTATCAATAGAATCCATCGTGATGGATCGCTTCCTGGCTGGTAAGGGATTTCAAGAGAATTGGGGACACCTCATGCTGGCTTTATTTAGTGAGAGGTAGCCGTGGACTGTCTTTTGCGTCGGGGTCTCAAACAGAGCCGAGGTTTGCTTCGTCGAAACCGAACAGATGTTCTAGTCCTAGCAGTTATTTTTGCCCAGAGATGACTCGTCTCATTGCCGCGTTATGAACTTTAGCCAAGACGGAGCGTTCTTCGCCTGGTGCAATGGAGAATCGTACGACGAAAGTTTCCTTACGTAGAAATTGCATGGGCGTTTTCTGGGTTTCAGAGTTGCGATATATGACGTAAGACTAGATAAACTCGTTCAGAAGCTACCTAAGCCCAAAGCTGTGGGATTGGTCTTCTCACCAAAAAGTTCCTATCTGTGCATTTGGTCACCGTATTCTGGTATTGGCCATCTCTAAAAAATACTAATATGAGTTCAAGATCTCAAATTCTACAGTTGGCGTCTCCGCTTCGGCTGGAGCATGCAATCTCTGCGTGCATCGGACCGAATCAGGAGAACTTGCCAACGAATATATTCACAAGAAATTTGATGCATGGTTGGTACACGAAAGCGTGAAAAGCATACTTTCTTTCTAACTGTACGGTTTTGACAAGGTGTCCTCAGTGgagtgacgacgaagtgatCTGCGCCAACAACGTGTCAAACGAAATACGTTTCTATAGTGAAATAGGTGCACTGTTATACCGTATGCAGTCATTTCAAGAAATTGACCTTGTATTGTAAAGGTGGACGTGTCAGTCACAAACTCAGGATAGAAAATGTTGCCACGTTTTCCTTATCCTCTGGTGCACCGCCGTACAAAGTAGCCGCGTATGTACCAGGAGTGAAGGTGGGAACTCGATACCACCGGTTATAATAATTGGGTTGTCATGTAAACGTTTTTAGGGTGCACCCTCTTTTGTACGAATTTATCAGTATCCCAATTTTGACAGTCCAGCATCTGCCTTGGCCAATAAGAGTTTTTTCAAAGCGGATAGAGTAGAAATCAAATGGAATCAAAACGGTAAaccttttcgacgatttaTCATCTCAAGGTTGACTCGATTCCTGTTTTAAATGCAGCCTCGGGGGTTTTGGTGTTAACTTCAACGGAAGTCGATAAAACAGGAGGATCGTACTACGGAGAACAAGGATTGCATTTTATAGGCACAAACGGGGAGAGCAGTATGGTTCCTTTAGGTAGATCTCTCAATACTATTTGTCAGCGAATAGATGTGTATTTTGATAGCAAAAAAGGGCCCAATCTATTCAGCAGAATGGAGCCCCAATAGCAAAGATTTTTGCGTCGTTTATGGCTGTATCTAGTCTATAACTCGTTTGATTACGCGTCCACTTGACTAACGTTTGACAGATATGCCAGCGAAGGCCACTCTTTACAATACCAAGTGTGAATCTATCTATGACTTCGGAACTGGGCCACGCAATGCCGTTCACATTAATCCACACGGCAATAGTAAGGAGTTTTTAGTTGTCACGTTCGCTCTAAggtctttttttcagtcATTTGCTTGGCGGGGTTTGGAAACTTGAGGGGGAATCTGGTACACTAATTTTTTAGCAGTAGTAAATAATTGATCTGTGGGGGTTTTAGGAGTTTTGGAGTAGAAAAGACCTTAAACTGATCAATAAGACTCAAGTAGCGGCTATTTAGATCTTAGGGGGCCTCTTCTTATTTCTCGATACGTAGGCTAGTGACTCAACGTTCTTCCAGTGGTGTCCTGACGGAGAACACTTCGTCACAGCCACAACGGCTCCTCGACTTCGCGAGGGAAACGGGTTAGAGAGGGGTTGGAATTATGCGTACCCGGTACAGTGTAAAAATCTCGTTTAGATACAAAATTTGGCATTACCTTAGCCGACAGCTTCATGTCTGGAACTCGCCACCTAAAGAAGAACTCTGGGAGGTAGTCAAGTTGGCTGACAGTGAAATTGTACGCTGTTACAGGTACTAGGTTTCGTGGAAGCCCGGCGTTTTTCCGGAGAAGGAAATTCGATACCCCACTGCTGCGGAATTGAAGCAGCAAGAAGGTAACAAGGGCATGTTGTACCAGCGTTTTTGTTGTGGTGAGCTTAGTCTCCTCAGCTGCAAAGCCAGCAGTATATAGACCACCAAATGCCAGAGGCAAACCACCGCGCTCCCCTTTCCCGGTACGAGAGAACATTTCAACGTGCAATTACCAATTTCTTTACATAGAAAGAAGATGAGTTACCTCAaggtgctgctgctgctgctgctgccaaAGACGAAGGTCAGCAcatcaatacgttttttaaaaaaaaattcatattGTCGAACCTTTAGGAAAGCAGTTGTCTAAGGCAGCGGCCAAgaataaaaagaaacgagaggCGAAGTTACGAGCTCGCGAAAGAGAAgcggaggaagagaagaaagccgTTGCAGAGAAGTTGCCAAGTGAGAAAGCACCGGTCTCACCTCCTCCACCTACAGAAGCAGAGTCGGGAGAGAAAGACAAGAAACTGAGAGCTCTAAAAAAGGTACATATATACGAAACTGAACCTTAGTTCTCTCATTGGGTGCCCACGTGAAGAAATTGAGGCAAGTCAATGAGCTCAAGCAGCAGCAAGCAGACGGCAAACAACTTCAAGTCAATCAGGTAATCTATACCAACGCGTTACGTACATATATCCACAAAAGCGTCCCCCTCTTCAGctcgaaaaaatcaaaaccgaAGATGACCTCATCGAGCAAATCCGTCTTCTTGAACAGTAGCAAGTCCAGGCTAAACTTTATtcgacagaaaacgaaaaaaggcCAAATAAAACGAACAACTAGACTTCCTAACCATATTGGTCCtttgaacgccgtcgcctctcCGTCGGACTCCGCGATCTCGATTTCCACCTTCTCGCCTTCGgtgatcgcgatcgcgaacgaGACCGATGGCGTTTCTTCGAACGATGCTGCTGATAGTGATGCGACAAATCCTAGGCGACCATACTGAGCTGTCACTCCAACTGACTGTCTAACGTACCTCCAACAGTCGTTCCCTATAGGCCTGAACGCGTGCTCCTATCTGCGAGCCACCCTCTCTTTCCATCTGATCGGCGTACTGCATCACTTTCACCTTTTGTCCACGCACAACGTCAGTAGTACCCAACGAAGTGCATGCCCTCAACTacaacgccgtcgccaaaCCTCAATTTCTCGTAgccgctgccgtcgttcttcgtcttcaagagaaccgccgccgccgccgccgcctcctcctGGTTGTCGCAATACCGAATCTCCGAACCcagaagaggacgaagaaaatcgcggACGAGACTGCCACCTAAGAAAACCCTTATTAGTTATTTCCAGACGGTCGTCGGAGCACTGACTGTGCCGGTTCGGCGTccgcatcgtcgtcgcgctccCACTTTGAGTTCCGTATCGCCGCCGTGGCTCCCCAGTTTCCCACTTCAAGGAGAATAGCAACACGTTTTAGTCAATTAACCGAccctttgacgtcaaatagaAGCGACAGTCATTACCGTCCTCCGCGGTTCCAAATCGACTCCCAGATCTCTCGTCAactaaaggaaaaaaagtttTGCAATTACTAATAATGTAGCTGAAACCCTTACTGGGAATTCCATCCAAATCTTCCATGGGAACGCCATCCACGTCTTCTTGCTCGAACGGAGTTCCGTCAACGTCAGCGCTTTtcggagcgacgacgttcgataTGCCCACATCCTAGAGAATCGTTTCAGATTCAGAGCGGCTACTGTTGCACGCGTGCACGTTGTCTTGCCTCTGCGACCGGCTTCTCGAACGCGGAGACGCCGAGAAAATTGTTCTGCAGCTGAATCAAGAACTGGGGCGAGTAGAGAGCCCATTCCTCCCAGGAACGAAGGCAGGACATGATCTGTCTCTAGCCATGGACAAAACGCGACGATATGCAAAAGCGTGTGTTTTACAGTCCCTCCCATTCTACCTTGAACTGCTCGGCTCTCATTCGACCCGTTATCGCGTTCAAGGTATCGTGCAGGTGAGACGATATCTCTGGGAGTTTGGCTTCAAagctaagaagaaaaacgcccGGTGGAAATAGATAGTCGAGCGTATCAACGAATGTTCTCTCAACCCTTTTCGATAGTACGACGAATTCGGTACTGGACACGAGCTGCAGTTGTAAAGGATGTCGGAAACGAGATAGACACGAGCcacctaaagagaaaatactCCGTTTAGTCTCAGACCCACGCTACTCGATATGATATTGGTTACCTTGATTGGCACGGGAGTTTGCAAAATTCCAAGAGACTCGCTGATGCAGTCAACAATCTAAACGCAGGTACTGAATAACCTAAAGACGATGATTTCCTATCGGGCTCTGACCTCGTCTGCTGCCTCTGAATGATCCAAACAAAACAGCATCATATCAGCGACGCGATTTCTCTCTGGGGTGATCTTTCGCAGCATgttttccaattgatctcgTTCCCTGTATACAACAAGCAATGACTAGTTCTGCTCTAGATGAGCGCTCTGCTGACTTGTCCGTCAGTTCGCCACGCTTCGGTTCGTTTATGTCCTTCAAAGGCGGACGCTCCGGTTCCTTGTGGTGAATTGACGGTGGCGGTTGCCAAAGGGAGCCACCGCTGAACATTTGAAAGGCCTCTGTTCTCCAAAAGCCGGTCGGATCTCCCTGGGAAAAAGTACGAGGGTCGTCTATTCTaagctgaaaaaaagaaactcgAGATTTTACCTGGAGAATGGAAAATAATTTCCATCTGTAGTAGACGTGTTCTGGGCTGTCGTTTCGGAAGAGAAACTGAAACGTCGGATTGCTAATTTCTCGTTGCATGATAATTGCTTCGAAGGCCGAGCCCTCGCGAATGACAAACTCTATCGTGCGGTGAATTAACGCGAGAAGTTCCCTTTTAGACGAAAAACGTAAGGATTGCATCAAAGGAGTCAAAAAAAAATCTCTACTCACTTGTCGTGGGGAATGATAACGCGAACGATGCACTCCTCGAGATCCTGAAAACGATCCTCAAAATTATTCGTATCGAGACAGCGGAATCGTTTGTACCGGACGAGCATCAAAACCCATGCCAGGTCGTGGTCTCGCTTGAGCATTAAACGGTAAACCTTCAGATGTCAAATTCAAATACCACAAAACGTCGTGATTTTTCGAAACTTGCCtgttggcggcggcgccacAGCCGGCAGGTTCTGCTGTCTCATTTCCGGCGGCACGTAGAAAGGAGCCAAGGGAAGCGGAACGGCTTTGCCCCAGCCAACTTTCAGAGGAAGTCCAAGTATCTCTTTATCTGAGAATGATACGTTATAAGAGCACGTCTCAGTCAGTAGTTAGATGCGCTGATTTTTTTTGCCTCGGAGGCCGTTAATCGCTCTTTCAGCATCTTCTCGTTTCATGTACGCCACGAAACCGCAGTTACTGCCTCGCGAACGCTCCTCTTCGTTTCTGGGCCACATTATCTTGATGCTGGCGAGAGGTCCATACTTGCCAAAGTAATGACACAGGGACTCTTCGTTCATCTGCACACATATATTCTCCTCAGTGCAAGGAAACCGACATTCAGGCGCATCGGCCGCAATCAAAACCTTAGGATGAATATTTCCAACATATAAATTGGTCGTGCACGGATCTCCAAAATCCAAAGAGCCTTGGCCAGGAACTGTAGGTTCTAGATGAAAACACTGGCTTATTTCCGACTAAGGACGCATATTTCGTACCTGGAATATAGGGCGGTGGTTGTCCAAGTGCCGCAGAACCTTCCAcgatctttctctttagtttatgacgttcttctctctcctccTGGCTCCTGCAAACAGAAGACCTCATATTACTGTGTACACACACTATTGGCATCGTCCCATGCCTTTTTAACTCTTCCTTGAACAACTCCAAattgctcttcttcttctccttttccttgctTCGCTTCTTGGGCAActcctgaagaaaaagtgaagtTTTTTCTTGAACATTTCAATAGTTTGTCACTGGTTTAGGCAAGGGAAAGCCGCCGTCAATCGTCCCCGTCCcttccttctccttgtcCACTTTTAAGAACTCGCTTATTTTATCGGCGTGTCGATAGAGAGAACCAGCTGAATTTTCGGCTTcttctaattaaattatatcaaatttaatttcaaaatttttcgaAAA
It encodes:
- the LOC136195407 gene encoding eukaryotic translation initiation factor 2A-like, which produces MDRFLAVRGSRGLSFASGSQTEPRDDSSHCRVMNFSQDGAFFAWCNGESVAIYDVRLDKLVQKLPKPKAVGLVFSPKSSYLCIWSPYSVGVSASAGACNLCVHRTESGELANEYIHKKFDAWCPQWSDDEVICANNVSNEIRFYSEIGGRVSHKLRIENVATFSLSSGAPPYKVAAYVPGVKGAPSFVRIYQYPNFDSPASALANKSFFKADRVEIKWNQNASGVLVLTSTEVDKTGGSYYGEQGLHFIGTNGESSMVPLAKKGPIYSAEWSPNSKDFCVVYGYMPAKATLYNTKCESIYDFGTGPRNAVHINPHGNIICLAGFGNLRGNLEFWSRKDLKLINKTQASDSTFFQWCPDGEHFVTATTAPRLREGNGYKIWHYLSRQLHVWNSPPKEELWEVSWKPGVFPEKEIRYPTAAELKQQEAAKPAVYRPPNARGKPPRSPFPKEDELPQGAAAAAAAKDEGKQLSKAAAKNKKKREAKLRAREREAEEEKKAVAEKLPSEKAPVSPPPPTEAESGEKDKKLRALKKKLRQVNELKQQQADGKQLQVNQLEKIKTEDDLIEQIRLLEQ
- the LOC136195400 gene encoding U2 snRNP-associated SURP motif-containing protein-like; translated protein: MASRKGWMRSNEMQHKISVHARPKSIPKAQPISAARKKEMEEEKKKQEAERAAAVYAEFVAEFENPTAQIKTFVRGSTINPDTKEEAENSAGSLYRHADKISEFLKVDKEKEGTGTIDGGFPLPKPELPKKRSKEKEKKKSNLELFKEELKRSQEEREERHKLKRKIVEGSAALGQPPPYIPEPTVPGQGSLDFGDPCTTNLYVGNIHPKMNEESLCHYFGKYGPLASIKIMWPRNEEERSRGSNCGFVAYMKREDAERAINGLRDKEILGLPLKVGWGKAVPLPLAPFYVPPEMRQQNLPAVAPPPTGLPFNAQARPRPGMGFDARPDLEECIVRVIIPHDKELLALIHRTIEFVIREGSAFEAIIMQREISNPTFQFLFRNDSPEHVYYRWKLFSILQGDPTGFWRTEAFQMFSGGSLWQPPPSIHHKEPERPPLKDINEPKRGELTDKERDQLENMLRKITPERNRVADMMLFCLDHSEAADEIVDCISESLGILQTPVPIKVARVYLVSDILYNCSSCPVPNSSYYRKGFEAKLPEISSHLHDTLNAITGRMRAEQFKRQIMSCLRSWEEWALYSPQFLIQLQNNFLGVSAFEKPVAEDVGISNVVAPKSADVDGTPFEQEDVDGVPMEDLDGIPIDERSGSRFGTAEDVGNWGATAAIRNSKWERDDDADAEPAQWQSRPRFSSSSSGFGDSVLRQPGGGGGGGGGSLEDEERRQRLREIEVKVMQYADQMEREGGSQIGARVQAYRERLLEDLSHHYQQHRSKKRHRSRSRSRSPKARRWKSRSRSPTERRRRSKDQYG